The sequence CCAGCAAATGACGAAGAACACCGCACCAACGAACAGATAGAAAAGATCCAACATGTGCGTCCTCCCTTCTCCCAACCAGGATGACTTCGTGCCCCTCCGACTGGAGTCTTGCCGCCAGTCTCGAAGCCTTCGTCGGCCACCATTTCTCCAGGCCGCCGATCACCACCACAGAGTCTGGCGGCAGAATTTTCGCGAGAGCAACCTGCCGGCTCCTGCAATTACAGATCAGAACATCGATGTGGGACTCGATCTCGATCCCTTCTGCAAGCGCCTTAAACTTTCGTTCGGTGAATTCGGCTGGGACGGGTGGCTTATTGAGCGGAAGGGCATACGGCACTGCGCGAAGAACAATAAACCTCAGCCTTACGCCCAGATCACGAGCCAGATTTCCGGCGGCGCGCAACGCGTGCCGCGAGGACCCGTTCCCCGTGAAGATCACGTTAACTTCATGAAGTACGCCCTGGCCTGCTTCTGATGGCGCGCATGGCGTGTCGAATCGTGTTGCCGGTTTTTCGAGATGCCTGTTGATCTGGTTGCTCCTCAACTATCCCTGAAATCAGGGTAGCTGGGCCAACGTCAGGAAGGCATAAAACCCGCGTAAGGAATTTATAAAGGGAAAAGCTTCAGCGCGTACCGCCTATCCGGGCAGGTTGAACCGATAGCCGACCCACGGTTCAGTGAGCAGGTATTTGGGGTTTGAAGGTTGTGGTTCGATCTTCTTGCGAAGCTGATTGATGAAGACCCTCAAATACTCAGTCTCTTCGCCGTAATCAGGTCCCCAGACGGCCTGAAGAAGCTCGCGGTGCGTAAGGATGCGATTCGGATGGGTCGCAAGATAGGCGAGGAGGTCAAACTCTTTCGGGGTCAACCGATATTCCCGCCCGGAATTCAAAACGCGGCGTGATTCGAAATCAATCTGGGCCTTATCCAGATTGATCTGCCTGAGATTCAAACCGGGCACCGGTATTCGTCGAAGCGCGGCCCTGATCCTTGCCAGCAATTCCGGCGTGCTGAAAGGTTTGGTAATGTAGTCGTCGGCGCCGGCGTCGAGGGCCTCGATCTTGTCCTTTTCCGCGCTCCGCACGGTAAGCATGACAATGGCCATGTCCAGGCCCTGCCCGCCGCTTCGAATCGCCCGGCATGCTTCAATCCCATCCATTTCGGGCATGTTCACATCGAGCAGTACAAGATTGTAGTTTCCTTCGGAAATTTTTTCGACGGCCTGAGATCCGTTTCGGACGTCGTCCACCCGGTAACCTTGTGCCGCGAGGGTGGTCCGCATCACGCGGCGGATCTGCGGATCGTCATCCACAACAAGGATTGATCTTGCGCTCATCCTGCTTTCTCCATGATCGCCACGGGCAGCAAGATGATCATCTCAGACCCATTCCGAGAGCTGTGGTCCAGGCGGATGTCGCCGCCGTGCGCTCGAAGGATCTGCCTCGCTAATGCCAGACCCATGCCCGTTCCCACAAGCCTCGACTTGACATTTGAACCGCGATAGAACTTTTCAAAAACGTGAGGCTGGTCCATTTCAGGGATCCCGGCGCCCTGGTCCCTGACGGCGATGACGATGCCATTTTCATCGGCGAAAGCCCGGACGTCGACGATGGAGTTGGGAGGAGAATACTTCAACGAGTTGTCAACCACCTGCCGAACTGCGAACTCTGTGAGCTCTGTGTCCACTTCGGGCATGGGCAGATCGGGACCCACCTGGATATCGAGGGTCCGCCCTTCGAGAAGTGGCCGTAAATTTTCCCGGACCGCAGTTAACAGGTCTCCGATCCGGCAGAGTTTCCTGTCAAGCTGAATCTCTCCCGCTTCAACGCGGGCCATGCGGACTGCTTCCGTTACAAGTCTTGCCAGGCGCTCTGCTTCTTCATTCACAATAGAAATCAACTCGCGTTGCTGCTCCGCGCCCTGGGTGGAACGGAGCTGCAAAGCACCGGCAGCCGCCTTGATCGAGGTGAGTGGAGTTTTAAATTCATGGGCGATTGCATCCAGGAGCGTTGATTTGAATTCTTCGCTGCGCCGGGCAGCCTCAGCCTGGCTTGCCGCCTCCTGTCCCCGCACTTTTTCGAGGCCGATAGCGACAAGATTTGAGATAGCCTGCAACGCGCTGTCTGAGAGCGAAGGACCACCAATCGCCAGGCTTGCAATGGGCTCACCGCCAAGATGAATGGAGGTTACTGTTGTTGAGGATTGCTCATCGCGAAACAGCGTGCCATCCACGGCGGCCTGCCGCAACTTTTCCTCCAGGCCTTGAGGCAAGTCGGCTGGCCCCGCGTGATGGATTTCACCCGTGCTGCGCTCGAACAGGACCACAGAGGGGAAGTTAAAAATCTGCACGATCTCATTGGCGAATTGCCCGGCGGCTTTCTGGTTTGCCTCGGTTAGCAGGATCGCCCGGCTCAGGGCATAGAGCCGCTCCGTCTCTTCACGCCGCGCCGTCGCTTCCTGAGTCTGTTGCCTGGCCCGCGCTGAAAGCTGGCTGGCAATTATGGAAGTGACCAGAAAAGTGAATAGCGCCACCCAGTTCTGCGGCTCGGCGATGGTGAAAGTGCCTATCGGCGGAAAGAAAAAAAGTTGAGGCACAGGACCGCCGTGACGGAGGCCACCATGGCCTCAGGCAGGCCCCAGGCGGTGGCAATCAATAGAACGGCAATCAGATAAGCGAAGCCTGCGGTCGTGGCATTGACAGAGATCAGGTGAAAGAAAAGAACGGTAATGACGGCATTAATCGCGAGGACCGCAGATATGCGAAATGTTCCTTTTAGGCTCATGTGCCAGGCGCTGAGGCCCGTCAAGCCGTATCTTACTATTTCCGGCGCCAGCCAGCTATTTCAAGCGCAATCAACTCTCTTTCAACCCTGGGGACTGTTTTCATAAAAGCTAATCTGTCATGGCGTTCTCGATCTATTTTGAGAGCTGCTGTCCCACAGTTTTGAGCGGGCCAGTAAGATCCTGGAATCAAGCAGGTGCCCTGATTATTTATCATCAAATTCATGAGAGGCAGCCACTATGAATGTTTCAGGTTTATGGCCCGGCAGCCTGGCTGCTTAGTCTTCAAATTGGTGGAGCGCTCGTCCCTCGCTGGGGAAAGCGTCGTACTTCTCAATGTCGGGCAGGATCTTCTGTTCAGCCACATTTAACGCTAGCTGGACCGCTCCCAGCACCGCCGCCTCCGTTGCCAGTTTGCTTACCGCGACGCGAGGCCGACAGAATTCGTTGCATTCGATGATCCGGCTGGTCGCCTTGAATAGAGCAGGACGCGAGCCGACGCGGCCTCCCAGAACGACCAGTGATGGATTTAGGACAACGCATATGTTCGTGACTGCATCGGCAAGGATTCGGGCTGTCTGTTGCAAAATCCGGCCGGCCAGCGGATACCCCTTCTCCGCCAGGTCAAGAATGCCCCCGCCATCCACCTCCAGCCCCCCACGGCCGTTTTCGCTGCCCTGGCCTTCCAGTTTCCGCCAGGCAGATTCAATCGCCCTGGCGCCGATCATGTCTTCCAGCGGCCCGGGCTTCAGAATGGCCAGCGGGCTCTCCTCCGTTCCAGGCACGTAGAGATAACCAATCTCCCCGGCGGCCCAATCGGCGCCGTGATATAGGTGGCCGTTTATGAAGATCCCTGCTCCAATACCGGAACCGACAGTCAGGAACACGAAGTTTTTCACTCCGCGCGCAATGCCCCATCGTCCTTCGCCAAGCGCCGCCAGGTTGACATCATTTTCAACCACGGCATGGGCCCCAACCCGTTTTGCGAGGATCTCGCGCAAGGGAACAGCCTGCCAGTGCGCCAGTATAGGAGCTGAAAGAACGATACCTTTTTGGACGTCGGTGATCCCCGGGACTCCGGCGGCAAGCGCCACCAGCTTCTTCGCAGGAATCCTGTGCCGGGCCTGGAGCTTCCTGATGCCTGTGGCAATCAGCGAAACGACGTGGTCCGGAGTGCTTTGGGAGTGTGTTGCAACGTCGACTTTCTCGATAATTGTGCCATCCAGGTCCGCAAGCGCAATCCGCACGAGCGACGTCCCTATGTCAACGCCTGCAACGTAACCCACTTTTGAATTGAAACGGAGAAGGTCGGGTGGGCGGCCGCCACTCGAGGGGCCCGGACCCATAGGTTCAATCAGGCCATGTTGTTTCAGATACGCCACGCCGCTTGAGATTGTCGGAGCGCTGAGTCCGGAATATCGGGCAAGGTCCGCCCGCGAGCAGGGACCATGCTTCCGCAAGAGGCGGAGAATCTGTTGCGCGTTAAAGTCGCGTAGCAGCCTCGGCCTTCCAAGCATCGATTTCTCCTGGCATCCCGGGTCAGACGCGGCAGCTTGCTTACGGACCAGGAACACGTGCCGTGCTTCCCTTGCTGAGGCTGGCTGAAAGAGGTAACCTAAAGTCACCGTCGGAAACCTGCACACGCTTCCACGAGATCCTGAGGGCCCTTCCTTTTGAAGTCAGGAGTAACCCTCGCAAGCTCATGCCTCTCCAGCCCTGAAGATACGCCCCTGCGTCAACTGTGTAGAGCTTATCATGCCCGTCGACTTCTGGAATCTTCATTTGAGAATCTCATGGGCGGGCGAAATGTTTCTGGGCGGCGGATACGCTCGCCGTTCCACCCGTCGCGGCAACGCAGTTTATCAAAAAATGCGGTTTAGAACATTTTTCATCCAGCAATGTTTCTGCAATTTACTTTGGCCAATCTCCCGTTTGTGGTAAAACGAACGCAGTTATGAAAGGCTGGGCCCAGGTGGGGTTTGCGGGTGCGATGATGCTTGCAGGGTGCGCGGTCGCCTGCCATCGCGTTACAACGCGCCCCGTCACTACGCAAATTGTGGTTTTAGGGTTTGACGGCGCTGACCCCACGCTGATTTCCAAATTTATTGCGGCCGGCCGGCTTCCGAACCTCGCCCGCCTTGCCCATACAGGCACCTTCAGGCCGCTACGGACTACCAATCCCCCGGAGTCGCCCGTGGCGTGGGCTTCATTTGCGACGGGCCTTAACCCGGGCGGAACAGGGATCTTTGATTTTCTCAAACGCGACCCCAGGACCTACCTTCCTCAGCTCGCGCTGGTTGAAAAGCGAAAGCCCGAATTCCTCTTCAAATTGATTCCCATCCGCCCGCCCGTGGCGATTAACGAGCGCCACGGCACGCCTTTTTATGCTAGCGCTGCTGGCGCCGGCTACAAAGTGACCGTGTTGCGGATGCCGCTCGAGTTCCCGCCCACCCCGGTTCCCGGCGGCAAGCTCCTGGCGGGACTTGGCCTGCCGGACGTTCGCGGCACCTGGGGAACATTCTTTTACTTTGGCACGGACCTGACATCGTGGGACGTCGGCGATACGGAATTCGGCGGCAAACTGGTCCGCCTGACGCTCAAGGATAATCGTGCCAGCGCGACGGTGGATGGCCCCGTCGATCCCACGGCGAAAAAATTCAGCCGTATTTCACTTCCCATTGAATTCACGGTTGCCAGCGCAACCAAGGCGGTCCACATTCGCCTCGGCGGCAACTCTGAAACCGTCGGTGAAGGCCAGTGGAGCGGCTGGTTCCGGCCAAAATTCCCCATCACACCGTTTCTCTCGGTCAGCGCCGTCTCCCGCTTTTATGTACTTGAGACCTCGCCCGACCTTCGGGTTTATATGACACCGCTCAATATTGACCCGGTCCATCCCATCCTGCCCATTTCCTATCCGGCCGATTTCTCTGCCCGGCTCGCGAGGAGCTACGGGCTCTATAAGACGCTCGGCTGGTGGCATGATACCTGGGCGCTCAATGAAGAACGCATCAGCGAGGGGGTTTTCCTGCAGGATTGCTGGCAAACCTCAAAAAAGCTCGAAGACATGACGCTCGATGAGCTTCGTAATCACCCGCCGTCGCTAATGGTATCGATTTTTACTTTTACTGACAGCGTCCAGCATATGTTCTTCCGCCTGATCGATCCTCTGCATCCCCGCTACGATCCCGAGGAGGCCCGCGAATACGGTGATGCGATTCCGCAGGCCTACGAGCGCATGGACGAAATCGTCGGCCAGGTGCTTAAAGCCATGAAACCCGGCGCTACCCTCATTATTGTTTCCGATCACGGTTTCCACACCTGGCGGTGGGGATTTAACACCAACACCTGGCTTGTCCAGAACGGTTACATGGCCCTCAAGAATCCCAGCGCGGGCGGCAATAGTTATAAATTGGAGGACCTCTATGGCCAGGGCAGCTTTTTCCCAAATGTCGACTGGAGCCGAACCAGGGCTTACGCACTTGGCCTGGGGCAAATTTACCTGAACGAACGCGGACGCGAGGCAGCCGGAATTGTCAGTCCGGGACCGGAGGCGGATCGGTTGCTCCACGAGATTCAGCAGAAGCTGCTGGCCTTTCGTGATCCTGACAACGGCCAGCCCGTTTTGCAGAATGTATGCCTCAGCAGTGATATTGACCACGGACCTTACATGAAAGACGCGCCCGACCTCCAACTCAATTTCCACGTCGGGTATCGTACCTCCTGGCAGACGGCCCTGGGTGCTATTCCTCCTGGCGTCGTTGTCGCCAATACGCGAAAGTGGAGCGGCGATCATTGCGCTTCCGACCCGAGCGACACCCCTGGCATTTTATTCTGCAACCGGGTTCTTGAATCGGCGAAGCCAGGCATCCTCGATATCGCTCCCACAGTCCTGAAAATCCTGGGCGCCGCTTCCCCCGGCCCTCTGGACGGCAAGCCATTGGAATTCAGTCCGGCTTCAGCCAGTGGAACCGGAAGGTAGGAGGGAACTCCTGATTGGTAGCGCCCGTCAAGCCGGCCACAGCCCAACTCACCCGAACGTGATCCAGGAATGGCATTAAAGATACCGCCTCGAGTCGCTGAAAATGCTCGCAGCACGCCTGCAGGTGCGGCCTGGCTCGACCGGCTGCCGGGAACCGTGAAGGCCCTGGAAGAGCGGTGGTCGTTAACGGCAAGTGGCCCTTTCGACCACGAGGACGTAACGGGCGGGTGGGTTGCGCCAGTAACACTTGCAGACGGCACTCCGGCGGTGCTGAAGGTGGGCATCCCACACATGGAGGCCGAACATGAAATCCAGGGATTGCGCTTCTGGGACGGTGACCCGACGGTGCGGCTGTTGAAAGCTGACGAGGGTTACGGCGCCATGCTGCTCGAGCGCTGTTTGCCGGGAACAACATTGCGAATGCGGCCAGAGGCCGAACAAGACCTGGTGATCACGGATCTACTTCGGCGCCTATGGCGCTCGCCATCTGTGCCGCATCCCTTCCGCCCCCTTTCTCTGATGACGAAGTATTGGAGTGGCCTGTCGCTTGCGGATGCTGAAAAATGGCCCGACGCAGGGCTGGTTCGAGAAGGTCTGCGCCTGTTCGACGAGTTGACGCGTACTGCTCCTGAGGAAGTTTTGTTGGCGACAGATTTACATGCAGGCAATGTCCTCTGCTCACAACGGAAGCCGTGGCTGGTGATCGATCCAAAGCCATTTGTCGGTGATCCGGCCTACGATGCAACTCAGCACCTGTTTAATTGCGATAAGAGGCTTCGAGCAAATCCCGATGAAATGATTCACCGTATTGCGAGGTTGCTTGGCGTGGACTACGATCGCGTCCGGCTGTGGACTTTTGCTCGCGCTGCCGCGGAGCCGCGCGACGATTGGGAAAACGAAGCCTTGTTAGCGATTGCCAGCGCGACAGCGCCGTAGGAAGGACACTTCTGCGTCCCACGATAATCGAGAGAGCCGGCTCTTTCTGGTATCTGAAAATTCCGCGACACATTGAGACGGCCATCGCTCGACGGTATCGCCGGGGGGAGAATTGCGCGCAACTCTGAAACGGCCTGGTGCTAGAATGCGGATACACCATGATCCACCACGTGATGGACCTGTTCGCCAGGAGGAGTCGCCCTTGAACGAAAACAGTGAACGTGATGGCAGAGGCAAGAGTTCAGCGCGCAACATTTCACGCCGGAAGTTTCTGGCTGGAGCGACGACAGCAGCGCTGACTGCCGCGCCGGGGGGAGCCTTGGCTGTTTCACGGGCGGAGACGGAAGCGAGATTTCCCGGTTTACGCTCGCAGGGTGGGACTCCATCCTATGAGAAATCCGACATCGGAACCATTCGCATTGACGCGACGCCCGGCCATGAGACCAACGCATTCAAGCCGAATGAAGCGCTGGGGACCTCCATTGATATGATTCCCTACAAGTCGTCGGAGAAGCTCTATGCTCCTTCGATGGTCAAGCAGTGCCTTTCCGCCGGCTGGGGGCCCATGAGCTACCGCCAGCACACGGAATTGCAGATCGCTGCCTGGCACTGGAATCCAACCGGTACGTGGAGCGATTCCGCCCGCAAGCAAGGCTATTTCACGGGAAGCTCCGAGCTTCGAGAGCCCATCCTCCACTCATACGGCTACCACTTGCGCCATCGCGGCAACACGCGAAACGGCGGGACGGAATCCGGCTTTTCGCGCCTGACCGATGGCGATCCGAACTCTTACTGGAAAAGCAATCCCTATCTTGCCGAGCGCTACACGGGCGAAAGCGATTCCTTGCATGCGCAGTGGGTGGTGATCGACCTTGGAGCGGCACAGCCGGTGAACGCCATGCGAATTGATTGGACCGATCCCTACGCGCGCTCCTATAGCGTGCAATATTGGACGGGGAATGAAGATGCCATGGGCAAGCCCACTGGCGGTGTCTGGAACACTTTCGCGGGCGGGCTTGTGCAAGATGGCAGGGGCGGGACCGTGACCCTGAAGCTTTCAATGCTGCCCGTCACAGCCAGATTCCTGCGGCTCCTGATGACGGAATCGTCGCACACGGCAGATACGCACGGGCCTGAAGATCCGAGGAACTCGGAAGGGTACGCGATCAGGGAAATTTACGCCGGCACGCTCGGCGCGGACGGAAATTTTGTTGACCTCATGCAGCATTCGTCGGACGAGAACCAGACAGCAACCTATTGCTCATCCATCGATCCCTGGCACGCTGAAACCGATCTCCACATGGAAGGGGGCGAACAGACGGGGTTCGATCTCTTCTTTACCAGCGGCGTCACCAACCATCTGCCGGCCATGGTTCCTGTCGCCATGCTCTACGGAATTCCGGAAGACGCGGCAGCGCAGATCACCTATCTGAAAAAGCGAGGTTACCCTGTTTCGTATGTGGAAATGGGCGAAGAACCGGACGGCCAGTACGCGATGCCGGAAGATTACGCCGCCCTCTATTTGCAATTCGCTTCGGCGATTCACCGCGTTGTGCCGGAGGCCAAACTCGGAGGCCCGATCTTCGAGGGAGTCAACGAAGATATCAAAGTCTGGCCGGACTCCCAGGGCCGAACGTCATGGCTGGGGAGGTTTCTGGATTATCTGAAATCGCATGGGCGGATTGAAGACCTTGCCTTCATGTCGTTTGAACACTATCCCTTCGAACCCTGTGCGGTGACCTGGTCCGATCTTTACCGCGAACCCGGACTCGTCAGCCATATCCTCGACGTCTGGAGAGAAGACGGCCTGCCCGAAAATGTCCCCATGATCATTTCGGAGTGTAACCTCTCCTGGAACCTCAACCAGTCATTTGTCGATATCTTTGGCGCGCTCTGGCTGGCGGAATATGTGGGCGCATTCCTCTCCGCTGGCGGGGCTGGAATCAATTACTTTCAGTTTTTCCCTTTCCCGCTCAGCAGTGGATGCCACGGGTGGGGAACTTTTGGAACGTTCGTCGCCGGTGAAGACCACGAGATCAAGGGATATACATCGCAGTATTTCGCCTCCCGGTTGATTAATCTGGAGTGGGTAAAGCCCGGTGGCGAAACGCACCATTGCTACCGGGCATCGACCGATGTTCGGGATGCTGCGGGGAGCGAATTGCTGGCCCCGTATGCGCTGCATCGGCCTGATGGAGAATGGTCATTGATGATTGTAAATCGTGATCAGCAAAATGCCCGCAAGGTTCGACTCGTGTTTGAAAATCGTTCCGCTCAAAAGGAATCCGGCTTTTCGGGCAAAGTCAGAATGGTGACATTCGGAACAGAGCAGTTCCACTGGCACGGAGACGGGAGTAACAGCCACGCCGACCCGGACGGTCCGCCACTGGAGTCAACACTGCAAGCTGACGAAGCAACTTCGATCACCCTGCCGAAAGCTTCTCTCACAATCCTGCGGGGCAAAGTTGGAGCGTGAAACAGGAGACGCAAACGCGGCGGCCTGGCTGCAAAGAAGCACTGGGAATGAAAGACGCAATTTTTCGCAGGCTTATGGCCGGACCGCTGCCCTGGAGGACTTGGCGCTGCCTGGAAGAATTCAGGCCTTTGTTTCAATCGAGACCCTTCTTCCTTGCAATTTGTTTTGCCATCGTGTGCAGCGTCGCTTGCGCTTCCGCCTCGCCTCCGTCCAACGTCGTGGTTGTCACCATCGACACTCTTCGCGCCGATCATCTGGCCTGTTACGGATACGATCGGATCAAGACTCCAAACATCGACGTGCTTGCGAGGAGCGGCGCGCGCTTTGCAAACGCCTTCACGCCGGTGCCCATCACTCTACCGGCTCACACGGCGCTGATGACCGGCCAATACCCGATGGCGACGGGGATCCGCGATTTCAGCGGCCACAAACTGGCTCCGGGCGCCATGACTCTCGCCCGTGTGCTGCAGTCCCACGGATACTCGACAGCGGCGTTTATCGGGTCTGCCGCCCTCGATTCCCGCTTCGGCTTGAGCCTGGGGTTCGACACCTATTACGACCACTTCAATCTGGGCAATTCAAGAGAGATCCACCTGGATGAAATCGAGCGCCGCGGCGATCAGGTTGTGGACCTGGCTTTGAAGTGGCTCGAGTCACATCGTCAAAAACCCTTTTTCATCTGGGTCCATCTTTACGATCCCCACGCTCCTTACGATCCTCCGGAACCCTACGCCCGCCTTTATCGCAATCATCTTTACGACGGGGAAATTGCCTTTGCTGATGCGCAGGTCGGGCGGTTGTTTGATTACCTGAAACGGCAGCACCTTTATGAGAATTCCCTCGTCGTTCTGGCCAGCGACCACGGCGAGAGCCTGGGCGAGCACGGCGAAAAGACACACGGCTTCTTTATATACAACGCGACGCTCCATGTTGCCCTGATCGTGCGAATCCCGGGCGATTCGCCGCGCGTGGTGCAGCAGGGCGTTTCGCTCGTGGACGTGATGCCGACCGTGCTCCAGGCTCTCAGGATTGCGCTCCCATCGAGCGTGCAGGGGCAAAGTCTGATGGGCCTGATGGCGGGCCGTCAATCAGGACACGACTCGGGCCAATACGCAGAGAATTATGCTCCTCTTTTCCACTTCGGCTGGAACCGCCTTTTGAGTCTTGAATGGCGCGGAATGAAATATATCGAGACGACCCGACCCGAACTCTACGACTTGAAGACGGACCCTCGCGAGCTGCACGATCTGTCCAACGCTCATCGGGCTCTGGCCCAGGAGATGAACGAACGGTTGCATGATTTAATCCGCAGGTACACGCCATCGTCGAAAAGCTCCACGGCTGCCGGCCAGTCAACAGATCCCTCGCTTCTCGCCAGCCTTCGCTCTCTCGGATACGCTGCGGTTTCAGCGGCGAACATCCCTCAGGCTGACACCAGGAACCTTCCTGATCCCAAGGACCGGATCCAGGCATATAACCTCGTCTCGGAAGCGCTTGTCGATAAGCAGCGGGGCCGGTACGAGGAATCGTTGCGCAAGTTGATGCAGGCTGAGAAGACGGCGCCCGAAACATTAACGATTCGCTTCCTCGCCGCGCAGGATGAGCTCGAGCTCAAAGATTACCTCCGCGCGGCTGGGGGCTTCAAATACATCCTGGATCGCAATCCGAGCGACGGCGCGGCAGCCTACTACCTGGGAATTGCTCAACTCGGTTCCGGCAACGCCGATGGCGCCGAGAAATCATTCAATCGTGCGCTCGAGATCGACCCGCATAATTTTTCCGCGGCCTACAATCTCGGGGTTGCCTACAGCCGGCAAAAGCAGGCCGATGCCGCCATCGGAGCATTCCGCCGGGCCGTCGAAATTCTTCCGAACTATGCGGAGGCGCACGAAGCGCTCGGCGAGCTTTACCTTTACCTTCAACGGCCGAACGACGCCGCCAGGGAACTCGAACGCGCCGTGGCAGCTGATCCCAAAATGGCCAAAGCCCATTACGAGCTGGGCCGCGCCTATAAGGCCCTAGGATTGGAAGAAAAGGCTCAGCGCGAGTTCTCGCTCTCAAAAGCCCCTTGACACTTGTTTATTGCCGATGAGAAAAGAAGCGAGAGCAACAAAGAAGAGCAATGTAAGTATTACCTGCTGTTCCAAAAAACAACAAGAAATCAAATGGCTTCTTTTGAGATCCTCCTACCCTATTCATAATAAATGACTTGCGCGATATGAAATGTGATACAAGAAAATCCCAAACGTCCCATTGCGGGACGCTTCAGAGGAATGTAGCCTACTTCAGTGAGCTTACCCAGGCTTGCCGGCCAGCGTCCTCGCCAGAATACCGTCACGGGCCTGAGTATTTTTCTCCCTGACAGCCGGCACCGAAAGCTCCACGTGCTCTCCCTGCCGGCTACGCTGGGATACACCGAATATTTTCTGCATGTTACGGAACGGCCTCGTACGTTAATTCATCCTTTATCACCTTTTTTCTCTTGACAACCTAGTATATCGGTGGTAATCAAAGCTCGTACAAAAACGTGCTGGGGGTAGTGCGTCGCCGGTACTTTCTAAGACTTCTTAAGTAACGATTCGCGGTTTCGAAGGCCCTCTGCGGGCATCTTGCTTCTTCGACACTCAGCCCGTTTGCTTGCGTCAGGTCTGGATTGGCAACCTGGAAGATGGAGGTTTTCATGCTGAGGAAACTCAGGTTGGCGTCTTGCCACGGACTCATTCGGAAAGGTCCTGATGGGCGGTTCGCCGCCTTTCAATTTCTCTTGACCTTTGCCGTGCTCGCTCTGCTGGCTGTCCCGCTTCGGGCGCAGCTTTACAGCGGCAGCGTCACGGGTGTTGTCACCGACCCCACCGGAGCCGTGATTCCGGGGGCCAAAGTAACTTTGACCGATGTTTCCAAGGGTTACGCCTTCAGCACCACCAGCGACACCGTGGGGCGCTACATCCTGCGGAACATTCCTCCCAGCAGCTACGCGCTGGCCGTGGAGGCAACGGGCTTTAAGTCTTACACGCGCTCCGGCATCGCTCTGGACGTCAACCAGAACGCCACGGTGGACGTCAGCATGCAGTTGGGAACCACTACCCAGACCGTAGAGGTTTCGGGGGCTGCTCCACTGCTCGCCACGCAGGACGCCACCACCGGGCAGAACGTAAACCGCACTTACATCAATGACCTGCCTCTGGTGGGGCGCGGCGTGTTTGATCTCGCATTTTTGTCTCCCGGGGTCAACCCGTCGCCCGGCCTTGCATTCGGCAACAGTGGCGGCGTGGCCAACAACTTCACTTCGAACGGCGGGCGCAACGCCACATCAGACATCCTGATTGACGGCGTCAGCACCACGGACTATGAGCAGAACAGCGCCATCGTGGTGCCGCTTTACACGCCCTCCGTAGACGCCGTGCAGGAATTCAAGGTGCAGCAGAACAACTTCAGCGCCGAGATCGGCTTCAGCGGCAACACAGTCCTGAACGTTGTGATGCGCTCCGGCACCAACCAGCTCCACGGAAGCCTCTATGAATTCCTGCGCAACCAGGCGCTCGACGCCAACGACTGGTTTAACAATCTGAATGGCATCGACCTTCCCGCCCGCCGCTACAACCAGTTCGGCGGCACCGTCGGCGGGCCGATCGTCATTCCACATTTTTATAACGGCAAAGACAAAACTTTCTTTTTCTTTGATTACCAGGCCACGCGTGACCACTCGGCGGCGTCGTTTCGAGCGGGCG is a genomic window of Acidobacteriota bacterium containing:
- a CDS encoding discoidin domain-containing protein, whose protein sequence is MRIHHDPPRDGPVRQEESPLNENSERDGRGKSSARNISRRKFLAGATTAALTAAPGGALAVSRAETEARFPGLRSQGGTPSYEKSDIGTIRIDATPGHETNAFKPNEALGTSIDMIPYKSSEKLYAPSMVKQCLSAGWGPMSYRQHTELQIAAWHWNPTGTWSDSARKQGYFTGSSELREPILHSYGYHLRHRGNTRNGGTESGFSRLTDGDPNSYWKSNPYLAERYTGESDSLHAQWVVIDLGAAQPVNAMRIDWTDPYARSYSVQYWTGNEDAMGKPTGGVWNTFAGGLVQDGRGGTVTLKLSMLPVTARFLRLLMTESSHTADTHGPEDPRNSEGYAIREIYAGTLGADGNFVDLMQHSSDENQTATYCSSIDPWHAETDLHMEGGEQTGFDLFFTSGVTNHLPAMVPVAMLYGIPEDAAAQITYLKKRGYPVSYVEMGEEPDGQYAMPEDYAALYLQFASAIHRVVPEAKLGGPIFEGVNEDIKVWPDSQGRTSWLGRFLDYLKSHGRIEDLAFMSFEHYPFEPCAVTWSDLYREPGLVSHILDVWREDGLPENVPMIISECNLSWNLNQSFVDIFGALWLAEYVGAFLSAGGAGINYFQFFPFPLSSGCHGWGTFGTFVAGEDHEIKGYTSQYFASRLINLEWVKPGGETHHCYRASTDVRDAAGSELLAPYALHRPDGEWSLMIVNRDQQNARKVRLVFENRSAQKESGFSGKVRMVTFGTEQFHWHGDGSNSHADPDGPPLESTLQADEATSITLPKASLTILRGKVGA
- a CDS encoding hydroxyurea phosphotransferase — encoded protein: MALKIPPRVAENARSTPAGAAWLDRLPGTVKALEERWSLTASGPFDHEDVTGGWVAPVTLADGTPAVLKVGIPHMEAEHEIQGLRFWDGDPTVRLLKADEGYGAMLLERCLPGTTLRMRPEAEQDLVITDLLRRLWRSPSVPHPFRPLSLMTKYWSGLSLADAEKWPDAGLVREGLRLFDELTRTAPEEVLLATDLHAGNVLCSQRKPWLVIDPKPFVGDPAYDATQHLFNCDKRLRANPDEMIHRIARLLGVDYDRVRLWTFARAAAEPRDDWENEALLAIASATAP
- a CDS encoding tetratricopeptide repeat protein, whose protein sequence is MKDAIFRRLMAGPLPWRTWRCLEEFRPLFQSRPFFLAICFAIVCSVACASASPPSNVVVVTIDTLRADHLACYGYDRIKTPNIDVLARSGARFANAFTPVPITLPAHTALMTGQYPMATGIRDFSGHKLAPGAMTLARVLQSHGYSTAAFIGSAALDSRFGLSLGFDTYYDHFNLGNSREIHLDEIERRGDQVVDLALKWLESHRQKPFFIWVHLYDPHAPYDPPEPYARLYRNHLYDGEIAFADAQVGRLFDYLKRQHLYENSLVVLASDHGESLGEHGEKTHGFFIYNATLHVALIVRIPGDSPRVVQQGVSLVDVMPTVLQALRIALPSSVQGQSLMGLMAGRQSGHDSGQYAENYAPLFHFGWNRLLSLEWRGMKYIETTRPELYDLKTDPRELHDLSNAHRALAQEMNERLHDLIRRYTPSSKSSTAAGQSTDPSLLASLRSLGYAAVSAANIPQADTRNLPDPKDRIQAYNLVSEALVDKQRGRYEESLRKLMQAEKTAPETLTIRFLAAQDELELKDYLRAAGGFKYILDRNPSDGAAAYYLGIAQLGSGNADGAEKSFNRALEIDPHNFSAAYNLGVAYSRQKQADAAIGAFRRAVEILPNYAEAHEALGELYLYLQRPNDAARELERAVAADPKMAKAHYELGRAYKALGLEEKAQREFSLSKAP